Within the Chloracidobacterium sp. genome, the region AGACGATGACGCGCTCCGTACCGTTGATGATAAACGTCCCGTTTTCGGTCATCAGTGGGATGTCGCCGAAGTACACATCTTCATCAACGAAGTTACGGAGCGTCCGCTGGCCGGTCTCTTCATCCTTGTCCCACAGCGTTAGACGAATCTTGACTTTGAGCGGGACAGCGTACGTCATGCCGCGCTCCTGACACTCGCGCACTTCATACTTGTGCTTGAGACCGACCGGTTCGCCGCACACGTCACAGGTAGTGACGATGTTTTTGTTGGCGGCGCCGCATGCCCGGCAAATGACATCCTCGCCGGACAGTGGGTCTACTTGAATCACGGCGCCACAAGCGTGGCAGTTGGAGCGCAGAAACTGAAGGCCCTCGTTTTTGCCACACTTGCATTTCCACTCACCGATGGAGTATTCGACAAAACTTAACTGAGCTGTGTCACGAAAATCCTTGATGGGAAAAACCGACTTGAAAACCGCCTGGAGGCCGATGTTTTCGCGCTCTTCAGGCAACTTATCCATCTGGAGGAAGCGATAGTAAGATTCGCGTTGAACCTCGATCAGGTTTGGAATGCGAATCGCCGTCTTGATTTTTGAAAAGTCATGACGCGCCTGTGTTCCCTTACCGTTACGCGACAACATAAGCCAGAGACAAGCCTTTCCGCGTCACGACAGTCGCCGGCCGTCGGCGGGCGCGCTGCGCTCCACCCACCGAAGACGAGCGCCGTTGACGCGAGTTGGAAGGAGCCAAAGGATTAATGGATTTAGTTCTCCCCAGGAAGACACCACAACCGTAACCGATTGGCGTTCGGTGCAAGCGAAGGACAGCGCGTTCATCCGCTGACAAGGCCTAAGCACGCGCGTTTGTTCCGTAGGAAAATACAGCGTTGCGAACCCACGTCGGCGCAGGCATCGCTTGCCGCGAAAGCAGAACCTGCCGACTCGTTCAAGTAAGCCTTGCGTTCAAAAGGGTTAACATGTCGCCCAAGCCGAAACTTGGGCGACGGCGGTCGCCCTGTCACTCGGAAAACAGCGACTATAGCTACTTGATCTCGACGGACGCTCCCGCTTCCGTCAGCTTGGCCTTGATAGCTTCGGCTTCGGCCTTTGGGATGCCTGTCTTGACTGGCTTCGGTGCGCCGTCCACCAAATCTTTTGCTTCCTTCAGGCCCAGCGAGGTGATTTCGCGAACCACCTTGATAACGTTGATCTTATTGGTACCGGCCGCTGTGAGAATGACATCAAACTCATCCTTGACTTCTTCGGCTGGCGCGGCCGGCGCGCCGGCAGCCGCTGCACCCGCCACAGCAGGAACGGCGACAGCGGCAGCCGCCGCCGAAACGCCGAACCTGGCTTCCATCAGCTTAACGAGTTCGGCAGCTTCTAGTAGGGTTAGTGAGCCGATTTGATCGACAATAGCCGTCAACTTCTCCGACATGCGTGTTCCTACCTTTCTGGACTGAAACGTGAAGAATCAAAAAGATGTGCAGCTACCGCCGCGACCAAGAACCGATGTTGATATATTCCGCTGCGAAGGGAGCGCCCACGGCTTAGGTTGCGCCGACGTTATTGAGATTTTTGATCGCGCACTTGCGCAAGAACCACCGCTAGATTGCGCGCCACGCCGCTGGTCGCCGCCGCGATGCGCTGCGCCCCGGAGTTGATAAGGAACATGATGCGTCCCAGCAGCTCCTCACGGGACGGCATATTGGCCAGCGCCTCCAAATCTTTTTCGCCGACGGGGCTGCCGTCCACCACCGCCGCTTTGAAGGTGAACTGTTGGTATTCCTTGAAGAGTTTGAGCAGCGTCTTGGCCGCCGTGACTGGGTCTTCCGGCGCCAGCGCTACGGCGGTTGGTCCGGTGAACTGCTCATGAATCCGTTCGAGGACAGTCCCCTTGGCGGCTCGGCGAGCCAGCGTGTTTTTGACGACCTGGTAGCGGACGCCGGCGCGGCGCAGCTCATTGCGCAGCGCCGTGTCTGATTGCACGGTCATCCCTTGGAAACCAACAAGAAAGGCGTGGCGCGTCGCCTGAAACGCCGCCGCCAGTTTCTCGATTTCCGCCCCTTTTCTCTGTCGCGTCATGGTTTTGCTTTTATCCTCAACGTACGCCGCCGTCCGAACCCGACCCAACCTGCAGCCGGCCTATTTCACCTGAATCTGTCCAACATCAGCTCTGGTATTCGGTCGGCGCTAGTGGTACAGCCGGCCCCATTGTTGAACCACAGTAGGCGGCCCGGACGTACCGCCCTTTGGTGGAGGTCGGCTTAGCACGCAGTACCGCCTCAATCAAAGTGCGAATGTTTTCAATGAGTTTTTCCGCCGGAAACGATACCCGCCCGACTGGAACATGAATGACACCGGTTTTGTCTACGCGAAACTCAACCTTGCCAGCCTTGACTTCTTGGACAGCCTTACTGACATCAAACGTCACCGTCCCAGTCTTGGGGTTTGGCATCAAACCGCGTGGGCCCAGCAGCTTGCCCAATGTTCCAACGGATTTCATCATGTCCGGCGTAGCGATCAGGACATCAAACTCCATCCAACCATTCTTGATGCGGTCCACGAAATCTTCGCCGCCTACGGCGTCGGCGCCAGCGTCGCGCGCCTCAGCCTGCTTTTCACCGGAAGCAATGACCGCCACCCGCTTGGTTTTGCCGAGACCATGGGGCAGCACTACCGTCCCCCGCACCATTTGATCCGCCTTGCGCGGATCAACGCCAAGCACCATGGTGACTTCTACTGTTTCATCAAACTTTGCGTAGGCTATACGCTTAATGAGCGGTACGGCGTCGGCTAGCGTGTAGAGCCGACTTGGTTCAATCTGCGCCAAGGCGGCGCGGTATTTTTTCCCCATGCGTCCCATTGACGACTCCTTTCAGGTACAAGCGCGACCGTTGCGTCGCTCCCTGAGCCTTTGGCGATAAACCGCCCTTACTCTACAACTTCCAGCCCC harbors:
- the rplJ gene encoding 50S ribosomal protein L10; this translates as MTRQRKGAEIEKLAAAFQATRHAFLVGFQGMTVQSDTALRNELRRAGVRYQVVKNTLARRAAKGTVLERIHEQFTGPTAVALAPEDPVTAAKTLLKLFKEYQQFTFKAAVVDGSPVGEKDLEALANMPSREELLGRIMFLINSGAQRIAAATSGVARNLAVVLAQVRDQKSQ
- the rplA gene encoding 50S ribosomal protein L1, with protein sequence MGRMGKKYRAALAQIEPSRLYTLADAVPLIKRIAYAKFDETVEVTMVLGVDPRKADQMVRGTVVLPHGLGKTKRVAVIASGEKQAEARDAGADAVGGEDFVDRIKNGWMEFDVLIATPDMMKSVGTLGKLLGPRGLMPNPKTGTVTFDVSKAVQEVKAGKVEFRVDKTGVIHVPVGRVSFPAEKLIENIRTLIEAVLRAKPTSTKGRYVRAAYCGSTMGPAVPLAPTEYQS
- the rplL gene encoding 50S ribosomal protein L7/L12, with amino-acid sequence MSEKLTAIVDQIGSLTLLEAAELVKLMEARFGVSAAAAAVAVPAVAGAAAAGAPAAPAEEVKDEFDVILTAAGTNKINVIKVVREITSLGLKEAKDLVDGAPKPVKTGIPKAEAEAIKAKLTEAGASVEIK